One stretch of Priestia megaterium DNA includes these proteins:
- the map gene encoding type I methionyl aminopeptidase, with translation MITLKSEREINLMHEAGKLLASCHKEIAKMIKPGITTMQIDKFVEEYLAKHGATPEQKGYKGYQYATCASLNDEICHGFPTTKPLKDGDIVTIDMVVNLNGGLADSAWTHTVGDISDEAQRLVDVTYEALLKGIEQAQPGNRTGDIGHAIQSYVEGEKFSVVRDFTGHGIGNTMHEAPTILHYGKAGKGTRLKEGMVITIEPMVNAGTWHSKMDKNGWTARTTDGKLSAQFEHTLAITKNGPLILTAH, from the coding sequence ATGATCACATTAAAAAGTGAACGCGAAATTAATTTAATGCACGAAGCAGGTAAATTATTAGCTTCTTGTCATAAAGAAATCGCTAAAATGATCAAACCAGGCATAACAACAATGCAAATTGATAAATTTGTTGAAGAATACTTAGCAAAGCACGGAGCAACGCCGGAACAAAAAGGATACAAAGGATATCAATATGCAACGTGCGCTTCTTTAAATGATGAAATTTGCCACGGTTTTCCAACAACTAAACCGTTAAAAGACGGTGATATCGTAACCATTGATATGGTTGTAAATTTAAACGGAGGCTTAGCAGATTCCGCATGGACTCATACCGTTGGAGACATTTCAGACGAAGCACAGCGTCTAGTAGATGTTACATACGAAGCGCTTTTAAAAGGAATCGAGCAAGCACAGCCAGGAAATCGCACAGGTGACATTGGCCACGCTATTCAAAGCTATGTAGAAGGCGAAAAATTCTCTGTGGTACGCGACTTCACAGGACACGGAATTGGAAATACCATGCACGAAGCGCCTACAATTCTTCACTACGGAAAAGCTGGCAAAGGTACACGTTTAAAAGAAGGTATGGTTATTACAATTGAGCCAATGGTAAACGCTGGTACATGGCATTCTAAAATGGATAAAAACGGTTGGACTGCTCGTACAACAGACGGTAAATTATCCGCTCAATTTGAACATACACTTGCGATTACGAAAAACGGTCCTCTTATTTTAACAGCACATTAA
- a CDS encoding lactonase family protein, with translation MSEHGKFIGFAGTYTKAGSEGVYTFTLDTKAKKIVEVKAVAKIENPTYLNASKDNEHLYTVIKEGEKGGVAAFKIDPNTGQLKFVNKQLLDGAPPCYVSVNKDNTLVLSANFHKGSVETYSVNEETGEIEYVASVVEHPHSDLKKGQQGKPHVHYADFTPGEKHVAVVDLGIDEIVTYEVEENKLKEVSSLSTSVGSGPRHLTFHPNGRYAYAMTEFSSEVLFLTYDESKGSFTQQQATLAIPADFTENNQGSAIHISSDGRFVYAGNRGHNSIATFKVDQDSGQLTFVEWTGTEGDWPRDFVLDPTEQFIVASNQETGNLVLFERDQESGKLTLLQSNVTVPEAVCVKFLHYK, from the coding sequence ATGAGTGAACATGGAAAATTTATTGGATTTGCAGGTACATATACAAAAGCAGGCAGTGAAGGTGTCTATACATTTACGTTAGATACGAAGGCTAAAAAAATTGTAGAAGTAAAAGCCGTGGCTAAAATTGAAAATCCTACATACTTAAATGCAAGCAAAGACAATGAACATCTTTATACAGTTATTAAAGAAGGAGAAAAAGGCGGCGTAGCTGCTTTTAAGATTGATCCAAACACAGGGCAATTGAAATTTGTAAACAAACAGCTGCTAGACGGCGCGCCTCCTTGCTATGTTTCAGTGAATAAAGATAATACGCTTGTTTTATCTGCTAATTTTCATAAAGGGAGCGTTGAGACGTATTCTGTTAATGAAGAAACAGGAGAAATTGAATATGTAGCATCCGTAGTGGAACATCCTCATTCAGACCTCAAAAAAGGACAACAAGGAAAACCACACGTACACTATGCCGATTTTACTCCTGGAGAAAAGCATGTGGCCGTTGTGGACTTAGGTATTGATGAAATTGTGACATATGAAGTGGAAGAGAATAAATTGAAGGAAGTCAGCAGCCTTTCTACATCTGTTGGTTCGGGCCCTAGACATTTAACGTTCCATCCAAATGGCCGCTATGCGTATGCAATGACAGAATTCAGTTCAGAAGTCTTATTTCTAACTTATGATGAAAGCAAAGGAAGCTTTACTCAACAACAAGCTACTTTAGCGATCCCGGCTGATTTTACAGAAAATAATCAAGGGAGTGCGATCCACATTTCTTCAGATGGCCGCTTTGTCTATGCAGGAAACCGCGGACATAACTCGATTGCAACATTCAAAGTAGATCAGGATTCTGGACAGTTAACATTTGTAGAATGGACAGGCACTGAAGGCGACTGGCCGCGCGATTTTGTTTTGGATCCAACGGAACAATTTATTGTAGCGTCTAATCAAGAAACAGGAAACTTGGTACTGTTTGAAAGAGACCAAGAAAGTGGAAAGCTAACGCTTCTTCAATCTAACGTTACGGTTCCAGAAGCTGTGTGCGTAAAGTTCCTCCACTATAAGTAA
- a CDS encoding nitronate monooxygenase translates to MENICEYPIVQAPMAGGVSTPKLAAAVSNSGGLGFLAAGYKSARELEQEIIEMHSLTKKPFGVNLFVPTNEKVAVDAIDCYQKELSKAAEYLECQVGIPKNDDDDEWSVKLDIIQKHRVPAVSFTFGCPDREIVASLKGIGSRVFVTITTPQEAEVALRAGADALCLQGIEAGGHRSTFLESSVDYPLMNLLKEVRLITKKPLIAAGGLMRGSDIKRVLQEGASAAQLGTAFICCPESGASALHKESILQKRFNKTGVTRAFTGKRARGFVNAFFISYDKSAPPAYPHIHYMTKPIRTKATQMNNSEYTSLWAGTGFALAKDLPAHLIVEGLVQELNT, encoded by the coding sequence GTGGAAAATATATGTGAGTATCCAATTGTACAAGCTCCCATGGCAGGAGGGGTTTCGACGCCTAAACTAGCTGCAGCAGTATCTAATAGCGGAGGGCTAGGGTTTTTAGCTGCGGGATATAAAAGTGCGCGTGAATTGGAGCAGGAAATTATAGAGATGCACTCACTTACGAAAAAACCTTTTGGAGTGAATCTGTTTGTTCCGACAAATGAAAAAGTAGCAGTTGATGCAATTGATTGTTATCAAAAAGAACTGTCAAAAGCAGCTGAATATTTGGAGTGTCAAGTTGGTATACCAAAGAATGATGATGATGATGAATGGAGTGTCAAGCTCGACATCATTCAAAAACATCGAGTACCTGCTGTGAGCTTTACATTTGGGTGCCCGGATCGAGAGATTGTAGCAAGTTTAAAAGGAATTGGAAGCCGTGTTTTCGTTACGATTACAACACCTCAAGAAGCCGAAGTGGCTTTGAGAGCAGGAGCGGATGCGCTATGTTTGCAAGGAATTGAAGCCGGCGGCCATCGATCTACTTTTTTAGAGAGTTCGGTGGACTATCCGCTTATGAATTTGCTAAAAGAAGTTCGTCTAATCACTAAAAAGCCATTGATTGCTGCGGGAGGGTTGATGAGGGGGTCTGACATTAAACGCGTGTTACAAGAAGGAGCTTCTGCTGCACAGTTAGGTACGGCTTTTATTTGTTGTCCAGAAAGCGGAGCGAGTGCTCTTCATAAAGAAAGCATTCTTCAAAAGCGTTTTAATAAAACAGGTGTCACACGAGCTTTTACAGGGAAACGTGCTAGGGGATTTGTGAATGCCTTTTTTATTTCCTATGATAAATCAGCACCACCTGCCTACCCTCATATTCATTACATGACAAAGCCTATTCGAACAAAAGCTACACAAATGAATAATTCAGAGTACACTTCTTTGTGGGCAGGAACCGGATTTGCGCTAGCAAAAGACCTGCCTGCACATCTTATTGTGGAAGGGCTAGTGCAAGAATTAAATACATGA
- a CDS encoding MerR family transcriptional regulator → MQNKFTIGQMARLHDIPVKTLRYYDEIGLFEPYEVDPQTGYRYYTLEQFKKLDIIVYLKLMGVPLKEIKRKMEHSSLDEFIETLAEYQKVTKEKIRHLQRVNAQLTTRMKELEQTRHINQIGAPFIKHLSSREVVQVKAEVGTLDGTESVLRDLKKKISHITPIMIGKVGFMLSVENTKKHQFTDYDGIFLLVESDVSFKHELVTLIPEGNYASIYMREKRDTTGVYYDALLNFIKAEGYKAEGPFLIRRIVDSFISHHEEERLTEIQIRITS, encoded by the coding sequence GTGCAAAACAAATTTACGATTGGACAAATGGCCAGACTACATGATATTCCGGTTAAAACACTTCGCTATTATGATGAAATTGGCCTGTTCGAGCCTTACGAAGTTGATCCACAAACCGGTTATCGATATTATACGTTAGAACAATTTAAGAAATTAGATATCATTGTCTATTTAAAGCTGATGGGAGTTCCGTTAAAAGAAATTAAAAGAAAGATGGAGCACAGCAGCTTGGATGAATTTATTGAAACCTTAGCGGAATATCAGAAGGTAACAAAAGAAAAAATTCGTCACCTTCAAAGAGTGAATGCGCAGTTAACAACTCGAATGAAGGAATTAGAACAGACGAGACATATTAACCAAATAGGAGCCCCGTTCATCAAACACCTTTCTTCTCGTGAAGTTGTGCAAGTAAAAGCGGAGGTAGGTACGTTAGACGGGACTGAAAGTGTTCTGCGTGATTTAAAAAAGAAAATCAGCCATATTACCCCGATTATGATTGGGAAAGTAGGATTTATGCTATCGGTAGAAAACACGAAAAAACACCAATTTACAGATTACGATGGCATCTTTTTATTAGTTGAAAGCGATGTTTCTTTTAAGCATGAGCTCGTTACGTTAATACCCGAAGGTAATTACGCATCTATTTATATGAGAGAAAAGAGAGACACCACAGGAGTCTATTACGATGCGTTACTGAACTTTATTAAAGCGGAAGGATACAAAGCAGAAGGTCCTTTCTTAATTCGGCGGATTGTAGATTCATTTATTTCACATCATGAAGAAGAGCGGCTGACGGAAATTCAAATTCGAATTACGTCTTGA
- a CDS encoding multidrug effflux MFS transporter — protein sequence MNQQSISQGMSLSRGNRILFILILGSLSAFGPLSIDMYLPALPTLAKELHTSASLAQVSLTACLLGLAFGQVVMGPFSDIRGRKKPLVAALITYAIASILCVFAPSIWIFIVLRFIQGMAGAAGMVISRASVRDLFSGSDLTKFFSMLMLVNGLAPILAPVAGGQLLTIMSWRGVFGVLAVIGALMFFAVLFGLKETLPLERRKEGGLTEVLRTFGVLLKDGVFVGYALAQGFIMSAMFAYISGSTFALQDIYGLSPQMFSFVFAINGFGLIIATQVTGRLAGKVKESALLIYGLLQAAVGSVLLVAVIATHMSVILVCILLFFVVSSVGIVNTTVFSLAMQNQASNAGSASALLGLLPFLLGAAVAPLVGLGGGQNALPMGLVIMVCDLLALGVYMVLVRRKTAS from the coding sequence ATGAATCAGCAAAGTATTTCCCAAGGAATGTCTTTAAGCCGAGGAAATCGAATTTTATTTATTTTAATTTTGGGTTCACTGAGCGCATTTGGACCGTTATCAATCGATATGTATTTGCCAGCGCTGCCCACGCTTGCGAAAGAACTGCATACTTCAGCTTCTTTAGCGCAGGTCAGTCTGACAGCTTGCTTATTAGGCTTAGCATTTGGGCAAGTGGTAATGGGGCCATTCAGTGATATTCGTGGAAGGAAAAAGCCGCTTGTAGCAGCATTAATCACCTATGCGATTGCCTCTATTTTATGCGTGTTTGCGCCTTCTATTTGGATTTTTATCGTTTTGCGATTTATTCAAGGAATGGCAGGAGCAGCAGGAATGGTTATTTCAAGAGCGAGCGTGCGAGACTTGTTTTCAGGTTCAGATTTAACAAAGTTTTTCTCCATGCTTATGCTTGTAAATGGTTTAGCTCCTATTTTAGCTCCGGTTGCTGGTGGACAGCTGCTGACGATTATGTCGTGGCGAGGAGTATTTGGTGTGTTAGCAGTGATTGGTGCACTAATGTTTTTTGCCGTTTTATTTGGTTTAAAAGAAACGCTGCCGCTTGAACGTCGTAAAGAAGGTGGATTAACAGAAGTACTGCGCACATTTGGCGTATTGCTAAAAGATGGCGTCTTCGTGGGATATGCGCTGGCGCAAGGTTTTATTATGAGTGCTATGTTTGCTTATATCTCAGGTTCTACATTCGCCCTTCAAGACATTTACGGACTGTCTCCGCAGATGTTTAGCTTTGTTTTTGCCATTAACGGTTTTGGGCTAATTATAGCTACTCAAGTGACGGGACGTTTAGCGGGTAAAGTAAAAGAATCTGCGCTTCTTATTTATGGATTGCTCCAAGCAGCTGTTGGAAGCGTGCTTTTAGTGGCCGTGATTGCTACTCACATGTCCGTTATTTTGGTCTGTATCTTGCTTTTCTTTGTTGTATCAAGCGTAGGAATTGTGAACACAACTGTTTTTTCACTTGCTATGCAAAATCAAGCTTCTAATGCGGGAAGTGCTTCAGCGCTTCTAGGATTGCTGCCGTTCTTGCTCGGAGCAGCCGTAGCTCCCCTTGTTGGTCTTGGAGGAGGGCAAAATGCACTGCCGATGGGCCTTGTAATTATGGTTTGTGATTTATTAGCATTAGGTGTATACATGGTGTTAGTAAGACGGAAAACTGCATCATAA
- a CDS encoding M15 family metallopeptidase, producing MNVLKKLAIALIVMIAVSLVFLFRDELKPGPTLEDFSGATELHPVVEEKKNKLVQQASDQGISIVITEGFRSKEEQDKLYAKGRTEEGNIVTYSKGGQSYHNYGLAIDFAIQSKDGRVIWDMEYDGNNNNKSDWMEVVAIAKNLGFEWGGDWQGFKDYPHFQMSPENITDDTR from the coding sequence ATGAACGTTCTTAAAAAATTGGCAATAGCTTTGATAGTTATGATAGCGGTAAGCCTGGTATTTTTGTTTCGCGATGAGTTAAAGCCAGGTCCAACGCTAGAAGATTTTTCAGGAGCAACTGAGCTGCATCCTGTCGTAGAAGAAAAGAAAAATAAACTTGTTCAACAAGCAAGTGACCAAGGAATCTCGATTGTAATTACGGAAGGTTTCCGTTCAAAAGAAGAACAAGATAAGCTTTATGCAAAAGGCAGGACGGAAGAAGGCAACATTGTGACCTATTCAAAGGGCGGCCAGTCTTATCACAACTATGGACTGGCTATTGATTTTGCTATTCAGTCAAAAGACGGACGAGTTATTTGGGACATGGAATATGACGGTAATAACAACAATAAATCTGATTGGATGGAAGTTGTAGCTATAGCAAAAAATTTAGGATTCGAATGGGGAGGAGATTGGCAAGGTTTTAAAGATTATCCGCATTTTCAAATGAGTCCGGAAAATATAACAGACGACACACGCTAA
- a CDS encoding amino acid ABC transporter ATP-binding protein, whose translation MIVFDGVNKYYGDFHVLKDINLTIKKGEVVVVIGPSGSGKSTMLRCINYLETISNGQLTVNNILVADKKTNINKLRRNIGMVFQHFYLYPHKTVLENITLAPMKVLGQSSEEAKKTALYYLDKVGIGEKANAYPSQLSGGQQQRVAIARGLAMKPEIMLFDEPTSALDPEMIGEVLDVMKTLAKEGMTMVVVTHEMGFAKEVADRIVFMDQGKILEEATPAEFYENPQEERARLFLSRILNH comes from the coding sequence ATGATTGTTTTTGACGGAGTGAATAAATATTACGGTGATTTTCACGTATTAAAAGATATCAATTTAACGATTAAAAAAGGTGAAGTTGTCGTCGTAATTGGACCTTCGGGTTCGGGGAAAAGCACGATGCTGCGATGCATAAATTATTTGGAAACAATATCTAACGGACAATTGACGGTAAATAATATATTGGTTGCGGATAAAAAAACAAATATTAATAAACTGCGCCGCAATATAGGTATGGTGTTTCAGCATTTTTATTTATATCCGCATAAAACGGTTTTAGAAAATATCACTTTAGCACCTATGAAAGTACTGGGCCAGTCGTCAGAAGAAGCTAAGAAAACAGCCCTATACTATTTAGATAAAGTAGGAATCGGTGAAAAAGCTAACGCCTACCCATCCCAGCTTTCAGGCGGCCAGCAGCAGCGTGTAGCCATTGCGAGGGGACTTGCGATGAAACCAGAGATTATGCTTTTTGATGAGCCTACTTCTGCTCTTGATCCAGAAATGATTGGAGAAGTGCTGGATGTTATGAAAACATTGGCTAAAGAAGGAATGACGATGGTGGTTGTAACTCATGAAATGGGGTTTGCGAAAGAAGTAGCGGACCGCATTGTATTTATGGATCAAGGAAAAATCTTAGAAGAGGCAACTCCGGCTGAGTTTTACGAAAACCCGCAAGAAGAAAGGGCACGTTTATTTCTTAGCCGTATTTTAAATCATTAA
- a CDS encoding transporter substrate-binding domain-containing protein: protein MKKSKTFLKAAVLSLAAAMMLAACGGKSEETSGSSAKKDALTEIKDRGKIVIGVKNDTRLFGLKNPKTGEVEGFDVDISKQLAKEILGDENKVEFKEVTSKTRVPLLQKGDIDAVVATMTITDERKKEVDFTDVYFQAGQSLLVKKGSKIKSIDDLKKGTKVLAVKGSTSAINIREKAPEATVLEFENYAEAFTALKSKQGDALTTDDAILYGMADEDPSYELVGKPFTEEPYGIAVKKGNKELVDALNDALKKIKDSGKYDEIHDKWIKQ from the coding sequence ATGAAGAAATCAAAAACGTTTTTAAAGGCAGCTGTGCTTTCATTAGCAGCGGCTATGATGTTAGCAGCTTGTGGAGGGAAAAGTGAAGAAACGAGTGGATCATCAGCTAAAAAAGATGCGCTCACTGAAATCAAAGACCGAGGGAAAATCGTCATTGGGGTCAAAAATGATACGCGTTTGTTTGGCTTAAAGAATCCAAAGACGGGTGAAGTAGAAGGTTTTGATGTTGATATTTCTAAGCAGCTGGCTAAAGAGATTTTAGGCGATGAAAACAAGGTAGAATTTAAAGAAGTTACGTCTAAAACAAGGGTTCCTCTTCTTCAAAAAGGAGATATTGATGCTGTTGTTGCGACAATGACTATTACAGATGAGCGTAAAAAAGAAGTAGACTTTACGGATGTATATTTCCAAGCTGGACAGTCTCTTCTTGTGAAAAAAGGCAGTAAAATTAAAAGCATTGATGATTTGAAAAAGGGTACTAAGGTGTTGGCTGTTAAAGGATCAACTTCGGCTATTAACATTCGTGAAAAAGCACCAGAGGCAACTGTATTAGAGTTTGAAAACTATGCAGAAGCATTTACGGCTTTAAAATCTAAGCAAGGAGATGCTTTAACAACCGATGATGCTATTCTTTATGGAATGGCTGATGAAGACCCTTCTTATGAATTAGTAGGAAAGCCGTTCACAGAAGAGCCTTATGGCATTGCTGTGAAAAAAGGAAACAAAGAGCTGGTAGATGCATTAAACGATGCGCTTAAAAAGATAAAAGACTCTGGAAAATATGATGAAATTCACGACAAGTGGATCAAACAATAA
- a CDS encoding amino acid ABC transporter permease, whose translation MLDFSILTNNMDLYLEGFKYTIIASLIALVASFVLGTIIAVMRIAPLKIVNVIGTVYVEFIRNIPLVVIVFFIFIVAGISGTAAGVLGLTIYTAAFIAEAIRAGIMAVPKGQLEAARSSGLTYGQAMRFIILPQAIKIVIPPLGNQFINLVKNSSVLGIVAGFDLMYQADLVSSQTYVVFDVYIFVALFYLVLTIPLSLGVGYLEKRLGKTS comes from the coding sequence TTGTTGGATTTTTCAATTCTGACGAACAATATGGATCTTTATTTAGAAGGTTTTAAGTACACCATTATCGCCAGTCTGATCGCTTTAGTGGCCAGTTTTGTACTTGGTACAATCATTGCGGTAATGCGAATAGCCCCTCTCAAAATAGTAAATGTAATTGGTACGGTCTATGTAGAGTTCATTCGAAATATTCCACTTGTGGTTATCGTCTTTTTTATTTTTATTGTGGCCGGAATCAGCGGTACAGCAGCCGGAGTGCTGGGACTAACTATTTATACGGCAGCTTTTATCGCCGAAGCTATACGAGCAGGGATTATGGCTGTTCCAAAAGGGCAGCTTGAAGCGGCGCGTTCATCCGGCCTTACGTACGGTCAGGCGATGCGATTCATTATATTGCCTCAAGCCATTAAAATCGTCATTCCTCCTCTTGGGAATCAATTTATTAATTTAGTAAAAAACTCATCCGTGTTAGGGATTGTTGCTGGTTTTGATTTAATGTATCAGGCAGATCTTGTTTCCTCTCAAACTTATGTAGTGTTTGATGTGTATATTTTTGTGGCTCTGTTCTATTTAGTTCTAACCATTCCGTTGAGTTTAGGAGTTGGTTATCTTGAGAAACGTCTTGGTAAAACAAGCTGA
- a CDS encoding amino acid ABC transporter permease, which translates to MDFMGAYSPDHLSFLMEGFWVTLKVAFISIVLSFLIGSIVGILRYARIPVLSHVLAFVVEIIRNLPLLLIIFFTYFALPEIGIDMEITSAAIVALTVFESAMISEIIRSGLKSVEKGQIEAARSSGLNYYQTLRFIVLPQALRRMVPPLVSQFISLLKDTSLAVVIALPDLLHNAQIIYGQKQSYVVPMFLIIAMMYFIVNYALSIIARKLEVKRV; encoded by the coding sequence ATGGATTTTATGGGTGCTTATTCTCCTGATCACCTTTCCTTCTTAATGGAAGGATTTTGGGTCACTTTAAAAGTGGCATTCATTTCGATTGTGTTAAGTTTTCTTATTGGAAGTATAGTAGGTATTTTAAGGTATGCCCGCATTCCAGTTCTGTCTCATGTACTCGCTTTTGTCGTAGAAATTATCCGGAATTTGCCGCTGCTTTTAATCATCTTTTTTACATACTTTGCTTTACCTGAAATCGGAATTGATATGGAAATTACGTCAGCAGCGATTGTGGCCCTTACTGTATTTGAATCAGCTATGATTTCAGAGATTATCCGCAGCGGATTGAAATCAGTTGAAAAAGGACAAATTGAAGCGGCACGTTCATCAGGTTTAAACTATTACCAAACGCTTCGTTTTATTGTATTGCCACAAGCTTTGCGCCGAATGGTACCTCCTTTAGTTAGTCAATTTATTTCATTATTAAAAGATACGTCGCTTGCCGTGGTCATCGCACTTCCTGATTTGCTGCATAACGCTCAAATTATTTACGGCCAGAAACAAAGTTATGTGGTGCCAATGTTTTTGATCATCGCGATGATGTACTTTATTGTGAATTATGCTTTATCAATCATTGCACGAAAACTAGAAGTCAAAAGGGTATAG
- a CDS encoding amino acid permease, whose product MEKQDQNLKKGLLPRHVQLIALAGMIGTGIFKGSADTLGIAGPSVVLAYLFGGLILFIVMTALAEMAIVYPNMNVQNLVHKAFGTQTSFIVGWLYWVNWIVVTVVELLAGGSFLKFWFPSVPLWLLSFLCAVLIVGMNLFQVKYYGEIEFWFAGIKVIALTAFIILGAFILFGVIPSDVQNPWANYTAHGGFFPHGMSGVLSAFLIVMFSYGGAELIGVAVTETKDVKNVLPKVIKGTVWRVIGFYILPILIICGLMPWNSVSGQDSPFVQVFSITGLPGAAHIMNFVLLTAVLSAANSGMYATSRTLYAMAQSGEASKRFLKVSKNGIPINGLMITAVCILMGVFLAYKTPDNVISYLMTIPGFTIILIWMSICLAQLKLRKGYKEKPFFALKWFPYTTLFATAALLVIFVSFMFNKNNVIGSSVCAVILVVLLIFSFINKSRKEKKFEV is encoded by the coding sequence ATGGAAAAACAAGATCAAAATTTAAAAAAAGGTCTGTTGCCTCGTCATGTGCAGCTCATTGCACTTGCCGGCATGATTGGGACAGGCATTTTTAAAGGTAGCGCTGACACGCTAGGTATTGCAGGACCAAGTGTTGTACTTGCGTATTTATTTGGCGGCCTTATCTTATTTATTGTAATGACAGCACTAGCAGAGATGGCAATTGTCTATCCGAATATGAACGTACAAAATTTAGTGCATAAGGCATTCGGTACGCAAACCTCTTTTATTGTAGGGTGGCTGTACTGGGTGAACTGGATTGTTGTGACGGTTGTTGAACTGCTTGCGGGAGGAAGCTTTTTGAAGTTTTGGTTCCCTTCTGTACCTCTTTGGCTCTTAAGCTTTCTCTGTGCAGTATTGATTGTAGGAATGAATTTATTTCAAGTAAAATATTATGGAGAAATTGAATTTTGGTTTGCCGGTATTAAAGTAATTGCTCTTACCGCTTTTATCATCTTGGGAGCTTTCATTTTATTCGGTGTGATTCCAAGCGATGTGCAAAATCCTTGGGCAAATTATACGGCTCATGGAGGGTTTTTCCCTCACGGCATGAGCGGTGTGCTAAGTGCCTTTTTAATTGTGATGTTCTCTTACGGGGGAGCTGAACTAATTGGTGTGGCCGTAACGGAAACAAAAGATGTAAAAAACGTGTTACCGAAAGTGATCAAAGGCACAGTATGGCGAGTGATTGGATTTTATATTTTGCCTATTTTAATTATTTGCGGCCTTATGCCCTGGAATTCTGTATCAGGGCAAGACAGTCCGTTTGTGCAAGTGTTTAGTATCACCGGACTGCCAGGTGCGGCTCATATTATGAACTTCGTTTTATTGACGGCTGTTTTATCAGCAGCGAATTCAGGAATGTATGCAACTTCGCGTACGCTCTATGCTATGGCTCAAAGCGGAGAAGCATCAAAGCGCTTCTTGAAAGTTTCAAAAAATGGTATTCCGATTAATGGGTTAATGATTACGGCTGTTTGTATTTTAATGGGTGTGTTTTTAGCCTATAAGACGCCGGATAATGTAATTAGTTATTTAATGACTATTCCTGGCTTCACGATCATTCTCATTTGGATGAGCATTTGTTTAGCTCAATTAAAGCTGCGTAAAGGGTATAAAGAAAAGCCGTTTTTCGCACTAAAGTGGTTTCCTTATACAACGCTCTTTGCAACAGCAGCACTGCTTGTTATTTTTGTATCATTTATGTTTAACAAAAACAATGTGATTGGATCAAGCGTATGTGCGGTTATTCTAGTCGTACTCCTCATTTTTTCATTTATTAATAAAAGTCGAAAAGAAAAAAAGTTTGAAGTATAG